One window of the Anabaena sphaerica FACHB-251 genome contains the following:
- the infB gene encoding translation initiation factor IF-2 produces the protein MNNGKVRIYELSKELNLDNKELLAICDQLNIAVKSHSSTISESEAEQIRIAAEKVAATSVTDKKELDTNSHKPNSHQTGSRNRPAATHKQQILEIRKPKILRNTTSNASEASVATNSQFASSDSLHDEAIANSPSPPRPFATPVSTMKPTAPTRPVPRNQSETPQKPVAEPEHQPNFQPAPEKTKAEKPEKVVSPRPKQEKTPKPQLVGPPARPVEEKTSPTEQLSQADKPILKRERPARGEEEREHTKPRMGRATTDQIPQTAPQKPGRSTPSPAKPEHRGSRSAPTPSTEVQRPRPARPGEAVAAMPIATPPKPMSGGAKKEGLVDEPIAPGLLDLKRPTPPRPTKGGKKWQEEEIIDEIKEKAKVGPKGKRVKPILDDDFEEDDLLDEEGLEIPATVQVSLSIARPPKPKASRPAQQPTLVAAAPTKNRRSGSHRDQNRRQQEVEVKQERPEKLVVTGPMTVQELAEGLCIADTEIVKILFMKGMAVSITQNLDIPTITLVGKELEVEVETAEPEAEARKVTEMIDFADLEHLIRRPPVVTIMGHVDHGKTTLLDSIRKTKVAAGEAGGITQHIGAYHVDLEHDGKPQQIVFLDTPGHEAFTAMRARGARVTDIAILVVAADDGVRPQTVEAISHAQAAGVPIVVAINKIDKEGAQPERVKQELTNYGLTAEDWGGETIMVPVSAIKGENLDTLLEMVLLVAEVAELSANPNRVAKGTVIEAHLDKAKGAVATLLIQNGTLHVGDMLVAGSAFGKVRAMVDDRGRRVEVATPSCAVEVLGLSDVPAAGDDFEVFANEKEARTLASVRADKQRQSRLLQGRVTLTTLSAQAQEGELKELNLILKGDVQGSVEAIIGSLKQIPQNEVQIRMLLATAGEITETDIDLAAASNAVIIGFNTTYASGARQAADEAGVDVREYNIIYKLLEDIQGALEGLLEPELVEEPLGQTEVRAVFPVGRGAVAGCYVQSGKLLRNCKVRVRRGSKVIYEGVLDSLKRMKEDAREVNAGYECGINIDKFHDWAEGDIIEAYQMVTKRRTLTLTK, from the coding sequence ATGAACAACGGCAAAGTTAGAATCTACGAATTATCAAAGGAATTGAATTTGGATAACAAAGAGCTATTAGCAATTTGCGACCAGCTCAATATTGCGGTCAAAAGCCATAGCAGCACGATTTCAGAATCTGAGGCTGAACAAATTCGTATAGCTGCGGAAAAAGTCGCAGCGACGAGTGTCACAGACAAAAAAGAATTAGATACAAACAGCCATAAACCAAATTCACACCAAACTGGCTCCCGAAACCGACCTGCTGCAACCCATAAACAGCAAATTTTGGAAATTCGCAAACCCAAAATCTTGAGAAATACTACCTCCAACGCCTCAGAAGCGTCAGTTGCTACCAATAGCCAATTTGCTTCGTCTGATAGCCTGCATGACGAAGCTATTGCTAATTCTCCATCACCTCCACGGCCTTTTGCTACACCAGTCTCAACCATGAAACCGACGGCACCAACTCGACCTGTACCCCGGAATCAATCTGAGACCCCACAGAAACCTGTGGCAGAACCGGAACATCAGCCTAATTTCCAACCAGCCCCAGAAAAAACAAAAGCGGAAAAACCGGAAAAAGTCGTTTCTCCGAGACCTAAACAGGAAAAAACCCCAAAACCGCAACTGGTTGGTCCACCGGCAAGACCTGTGGAGGAAAAAACCTCTCCCACAGAACAGCTATCTCAGGCAGATAAACCGATTCTGAAACGCGAACGCCCAGCGCGTGGCGAAGAAGAACGGGAACACACTAAACCCAGGATGGGCAGGGCAACAACAGACCAGATCCCACAAACTGCTCCCCAAAAACCGGGTCGATCCACTCCTTCACCAGCGAAACCAGAACACAGAGGCAGTAGATCTGCACCCACACCATCAACTGAGGTGCAACGACCCAGGCCAGCACGTCCTGGGGAAGCCGTCGCCGCCATGCCCATAGCTACTCCACCAAAACCAATGTCTGGAGGAGCTAAAAAAGAGGGATTGGTGGATGAGCCGATCGCACCAGGTTTGCTTGATTTGAAACGGCCAACACCACCCCGACCAACTAAAGGTGGTAAAAAATGGCAAGAAGAAGAAATAATTGACGAAATCAAAGAGAAAGCCAAGGTTGGACCTAAAGGCAAACGAGTTAAACCCATCCTAGATGATGATTTTGAAGAAGATGACTTACTGGATGAAGAGGGTCTGGAAATTCCAGCTACCGTCCAAGTGAGCCTTTCTATAGCTCGTCCACCTAAGCCCAAGGCTTCTCGACCTGCACAGCAACCAACATTGGTTGCGGCCGCACCTACTAAAAACAGAAGGTCTGGTTCCCACCGCGACCAAAACCGTCGTCAACAAGAAGTAGAAGTCAAGCAAGAGCGTCCAGAAAAACTGGTGGTCACAGGACCGATGACTGTACAAGAGTTGGCTGAGGGCTTGTGTATTGCCGACACAGAGATTGTCAAAATCCTGTTTATGAAAGGCATGGCGGTAAGTATCACCCAAAACCTGGATATTCCCACAATTACCCTAGTCGGTAAAGAGTTAGAAGTAGAAGTCGAAACGGCAGAACCAGAAGCAGAAGCCCGCAAAGTCACAGAAATGATTGACTTTGCAGACCTCGAACATCTGATCCGTCGTCCGCCGGTTGTGACAATTATGGGTCACGTAGACCACGGTAAAACCACTCTGCTCGACTCAATCCGCAAAACTAAGGTGGCTGCTGGTGAAGCAGGTGGCATTACCCAGCATATCGGCGCATACCACGTTGATTTGGAACATGATGGTAAGCCACAACAGATAGTCTTCCTAGATACCCCCGGTCACGAAGCCTTCACAGCTATGCGGGCTAGGGGAGCGCGGGTGACAGATATTGCTATTTTGGTAGTCGCTGCTGATGATGGTGTCCGTCCGCAAACAGTGGAAGCCATTAGCCATGCTCAAGCCGCAGGTGTGCCAATTGTCGTCGCTATTAACAAGATTGACAAAGAAGGGGCGCAACCAGAGCGCGTTAAACAAGAACTGACCAATTATGGTCTGACCGCAGAAGACTGGGGTGGTGAGACTATTATGGTTCCTGTGAGTGCTATCAAGGGCGAAAACCTGGATACACTTCTAGAAATGGTTCTCCTTGTGGCAGAGGTAGCAGAACTATCTGCTAACCCAAATCGTGTGGCTAAAGGAACAGTCATCGAAGCTCACTTAGATAAAGCCAAGGGTGCGGTCGCTACCCTGCTAATTCAGAACGGTACTCTTCATGTTGGAGATATGCTGGTAGCTGGGTCGGCATTTGGTAAAGTCCGGGCAATGGTAGATGACAGAGGCAGAAGAGTAGAAGTTGCTACTCCCTCCTGTGCTGTTGAGGTGCTGGGTTTAAGCGATGTACCCGCAGCAGGTGATGACTTCGAGGTGTTCGCGAACGAAAAAGAAGCTCGTACCCTCGCCAGCGTTCGTGCCGACAAACAACGCCAATCGCGCTTGTTACAAGGACGTGTTACCCTCACAACCCTCTCGGCTCAAGCACAAGAAGGCGAGTTGAAAGAACTCAACTTGATCTTGAAAGGAGATGTCCAAGGTTCTGTAGAAGCCATTATCGGCTCTCTCAAGCAAATCCCCCAAAACGAAGTTCAAATTCGGATGTTGTTGGCTACTGCGGGAGAAATCACAGAAACAGATATCGACTTAGCTGCTGCTAGTAACGCCGTTATCATTGGTTTCAATACTACCTACGCTAGTGGTGCTAGACAAGCTGCGGATGAAGCAGGTGTGGACGTGCGCGAATACAACATCATCTACAAACTCCTAGAAGATATTCAAGGAGCTTTAGAAGGTCTGCTAGAACCAGAGTTGGTGGAAGAACCCCTGGGTCAAACAGAAGTACGTGCTGTCTTCCCAGTCGGTCGTGGTGCGGTTGCTGGTTGTTATGTACAATCGGGCAAACTGCTTCGCAACTGCAAAGTGCGCGTCCGTCGAGGTAGTAAGGTGATCTATGAAGGCGTTCTTGATTCCCTCAAACGGATGAAAGAAGATGCCCGCGAAGTTAACGCTGGTTATGAATGCGGCATCAACATTGATAAATTCCATGACTGGGCTGAAGGTGACATCATCGAAGCCTATCAAATGGTAACTAAACGCCGTACACTCACCCTTACTAAGTAG
- a CDS encoding TldD/PmbA family protein, which produces MKITELSTLETTFDKLLESLLQKKAETEHFTIRLNSERSQFTRFNGAKVRQTGVVADGSIKLTLMENQRSSFRHFPFTGNWEIDWQIAYTSLEELRDEITLLPSDPYLVLPTGNNHSREVNTGKLLTPETVVNKILESVADLDFTGMYAGGVIIRGYGDSNGQKHWFVTDSFNLDYSLFMASGQAVKGTFAGSEWDEYACIAKINEGKEQLVLLSRQPKELPRGKYKTYFAPAAVAELLGMLSWGAISEADIQQGNSALVALSRQEKQLSPKFTLKENFKSGLVPRFNDLGEMVAPELTLIEKGVLLNSLVNSRTAKEYKKPANGANSSETLRSPEIGTGNLAFEEILSSLDTGLYVSNLHYLNWSDRQTGRITGMTRYACFWVENGEIVAPIENLRFDESLYRFWGEENLVDLTNFQEFIPEVGTYESRQLGGSLVPGILVQDFTYTL; this is translated from the coding sequence ATGAAAATTACAGAATTATCAACATTAGAAACAACCTTTGACAAACTGCTCGAAAGTCTTCTCCAGAAAAAAGCAGAAACCGAACATTTTACCATCAGACTCAACAGCGAAAGAAGCCAATTTACCCGTTTTAATGGTGCTAAAGTTAGACAAACTGGAGTAGTCGCTGATGGTTCAATTAAACTCACTTTAATGGAAAATCAGCGCAGCAGTTTCCGCCATTTTCCTTTTACTGGTAATTGGGAAATAGATTGGCAAATAGCATACACATCTTTAGAAGAATTACGCGACGAAATTACCCTATTACCAAGTGATCCTTATCTAGTTTTACCTACAGGAAATAATCACAGCAGAGAGGTAAATACAGGTAAATTATTAACACCAGAAACAGTTGTTAATAAAATCTTAGAATCAGTTGCTGATTTAGATTTTACTGGTATGTATGCTGGGGGAGTTATTATTAGAGGCTATGGAGATTCTAACGGACAAAAACACTGGTTTGTAACTGATTCTTTTAACTTAGATTATTCTTTGTTCATGGCATCAGGACAAGCGGTTAAAGGCACTTTTGCTGGTAGCGAATGGGATGAATATGCATGTATAGCAAAAATAAATGAAGGTAAAGAACAATTAGTATTGTTGTCTCGTCAACCGAAAGAATTACCAAGAGGAAAATACAAAACTTATTTTGCTCCCGCTGCTGTGGCTGAATTATTGGGTATGCTTTCCTGGGGTGCTATTAGTGAAGCTGATATTCAACAAGGAAATAGTGCTTTAGTGGCTTTATCACGTCAAGAAAAACAACTTTCACCAAAATTTACTTTAAAAGAAAACTTTAAATCTGGTTTAGTTCCTAGATTTAATGACCTGGGAGAAATGGTAGCACCGGAGTTAACTTTAATAGAAAAAGGAGTTTTATTAAATAGCCTAGTTAATTCTCGCACGGCTAAAGAATATAAGAAACCTGCTAATGGTGCTAATAGTTCAGAAACCTTACGTTCTCCAGAAATAGGTACAGGTAATTTAGCTTTTGAGGAGATTTTATCCAGTTTAGATACAGGGTTATATGTGTCGAATTTGCATTATTTAAATTGGAGCGATCGCCAAACGGGTAGAATCACAGGTATGACCCGTTATGCCTGCTTTTGGGTAGAAAATGGGGAAATTGTCGCCCCCATTGAAAATTTACGCTTTGATGAAAGTCTTTATCGCTTCTGGGGAGAAGAAAATTTAGTTGATTTAACTAACTTTCAAGAATTTATTCCCGAAGTCGGAACTTATGAAAGTAGGCAATTAGGTGGTAGTTTAGTTCCAGGAATATTGGTGCAAGATTTCACATACACTTTGTAA
- a CDS encoding Uma2 family endonuclease: MIIAQELELAENISPDVIFPPSDLYSDEPPVETELHLEQIMLLIKCIKWLWKDRTDFYAAGNLTIYYSPHQKKSEFFRGPDFFVVLGTERKTRKSWVVWEEDGKYPNFILEILSPTTATTDRGYKKELYQNTFRTPDYFWFDPYTLEFAGFHLVDNKYQPLAANEKGYLWSQQLGLYLGINEGLLRYFTPEGELVPTPEETAEEEAKRAEQEARKAERLAAKLRELNIDPETI, translated from the coding sequence ATGATCATTGCACAAGAATTAGAACTTGCAGAAAATATCTCCCCAGATGTAATATTTCCTCCTAGTGACTTATATAGTGATGAACCTCCTGTGGAAACAGAACTGCATCTAGAGCAAATTATGCTCTTAATCAAATGTATTAAATGGTTGTGGAAAGATCGAACTGATTTCTATGCTGCGGGAAATCTGACTATTTATTATAGTCCTCACCAAAAGAAATCAGAATTTTTCCGGGGTCCTGATTTTTTTGTTGTTTTGGGAACTGAACGCAAAACTCGTAAAAGCTGGGTAGTGTGGGAAGAAGATGGTAAATATCCCAATTTCATTTTAGAAATTCTTTCACCAACTACAGCTACCACTGATAGAGGATATAAAAAAGAACTTTATCAAAATACTTTCCGCACACCTGATTATTTTTGGTTTGATCCTTATACATTAGAATTTGCAGGATTTCATTTAGTTGATAATAAATATCAACCTTTAGCAGCAAATGAAAAAGGATATTTGTGGAGTCAACAATTAGGTTTATATTTAGGAATTAATGAAGGGTTGTTACGGTATTTTACCCCAGAAGGAGAATTAGTACCTACACCAGAAGAAACCGCAGAAGAGGAAGCCAAAAGAGCAGAACAGGAAGCAAGAAAAGCAGAACGTTTAGCAGCAAAATTAAGAGAACTAAATATTGATCCAGAGACAATTTAA
- a CDS encoding Uma2 family endonuclease, with protein sequence MMIAQDLEQTKDISPDVIFPPSDLYSDEPPVETELHLRQIILLLQCLEWLWKDRTDFYAAGNLTIYYSPNQKKNENLRGPDFFVVLGTERKTRKSWVVWDEDGKYPNVIIEILSPSTANSDKVTKKELYQNTFRTPDYFWFDPYTLEFAGFYLTNGKYQPIEPNKKGYLWSEQLGLYLGVHEGLLRYFTPEGDLVPTPEETAERLAAKLRELNIDPEKI encoded by the coding sequence ATGATGATTGCACAAGACTTAGAACAAACAAAAGACATCTCCCCAGATGTTATATTTCCCCCCAGTGATTTATATAGTGATGAACCACCCGTGGAAACCGAACTGCATCTAAGACAAATTATCTTACTTCTACAATGTTTAGAATGGTTATGGAAAGATAGAACAGATTTCTATGCTGCGGGAAATTTAACTATTTATTATAGTCCTAACCAGAAAAAAAATGAAAATTTAAGAGGACCTGATTTTTTTGTAGTCTTAGGAACAGAAAGAAAAACCCGCAAAAGTTGGGTAGTCTGGGACGAAGATGGTAAATATCCTAATGTAATTATAGAAATTCTCTCACCCAGTACAGCTAACAGTGATAAAGTGACTAAAAAAGAACTGTATCAAAATACCTTTAGAACACCTGATTATTTTTGGTTTGACCCTTATACGCTAGAATTTGCAGGTTTTTATTTAACAAATGGCAAATATCAACCTATAGAACCAAATAAAAAAGGATATTTATGGAGTGAACAATTAGGTTTATATTTAGGCGTGCATGAGGGTTTGTTAAGGTATTTTACTCCTGAAGGTGATTTAGTACCTACACCAGAAGAAACCGCAGAACGTTTAGCAGCCAAATTACGAGAATTAAATATTGATCCAGAGAAAATCTAG
- a CDS encoding M23 family metallopeptidase, whose protein sequence is MQLNSVMKALAILTLPVIVNPLTADAATFANHINHQIASKQLIAQNNSPVTPLSSLSLFSSSCDFGGICAGSHQNRHNGVDFRASFRTEVRAICDGVVMEARTPRTTPNIWNRFTNIKHSNCAGYSELYGYYGHIDAIVRVGQRVTKGDVIGHVGD, encoded by the coding sequence ATGCAATTAAATTCTGTAATGAAAGCTCTTGCTATTCTCACTTTACCAGTAATCGTCAATCCATTAACGGCTGATGCTGCTACTTTCGCTAATCATATTAATCATCAAATAGCCTCTAAACAATTGATTGCACAAAACAATTCTCCTGTTACACCTTTATCTTCACTTTCCCTTTTTAGTTCTAGTTGTGATTTCGGAGGAATTTGTGCAGGATCTCATCAAAATAGACACAATGGTGTGGATTTTCGAGCCAGTTTCAGAACAGAAGTTAGAGCAATCTGTGATGGGGTAGTAATGGAAGCACGAACACCAAGAACAACCCCAAATATTTGGAATCGCTTTACTAATATCAAACACTCAAATTGTGCTGGTTATTCAGAACTGTATGGCTATTACGGCCATATTGATGCAATTGTTCGTGTTGGGCAACGAGTTACAAAAGGTGATGTAATCGGTCATGTTGGAGATTAG
- a CDS encoding CHAT domain-containing tetratricopeptide repeat protein, translated as MENKIIEKIELLLNNANKLYDQQKSCDSINLLVEIYELIKIHLPYFHADRANALQKLAKIYKLMGKYEDAEPLYKQSLKIRKNVLGVNHPDTANSLNNLGLLYELMGRYQDAEPLYKKALKIRKKILGINHPGTASSLDNLGLLYKLMGRYQDAVPLIEKALEIRENILGINHPDTVNSLNNLGLLYELMGRFEDTLLLYERALEISKNVLGINHRDTASSLNNLGALYKSMGRYEDAEPLYQQALGILKNILGINDRYTAISLNNLGTLYLSMGRYEDAEPLYQQALEILKNILGINHPDTRIFLHNLGVLYSLMGRYKDAENLYQQTLENLENILGINHPDIATFLYDIGILYSSMGDYEYAYKFMKQYFDIELNLISQIFKLSNEAQRLNYLHRNYYNFEGFISLIFQYLANSSKAIHSAFELIQKRKLIVTEITILQKNALLSWRYPHLNTLFKEYQEKTKIIINLTFQNLTEVEQDYRNQLIKEQQKIEQELSRQIPELNIEQKLLKIDCRAVALALPSGSSLLEFVQLNVFDFKAIPANGDTQWKPARYLAFILPAGQPDNIQMIDLGEADNIDRLIKVFRENIILERSDGDKRMITKNIPTQEKLNKIKDNPELNEVFQNKQQLKQLLFDPIQKYLPADTQKLIIAADGQLNLLPFEILPINNHQYLMDKYTISYLNVGRDLIRLKFPSNIQPTQALIIANPDYNLSDETAITSQDITTQTQVNVDITYSDLCKSQPGGQFAPLPGTFLESVEISKYLGVTPNTEKNALESLVKSQLSPRILHIATHGYFLPIEYLKPLENTPFSQLDSLHRAGMQNIQNPLLRAGLAFAGANTALNGSKLPPAAEDGILTAQDVATLLDLRGTELVVLSACESGLGDVKLGESVQGLRHAFIQAGAKSLIVSLWAVSDIATAILMGRFYHYYLEDKLPVGKALEQAKRYVRNLTVRQMRDTWLTKEKIEYVGRYSPKSEDNLRILANDDNDYQPYKHPKYWAAFICLGLAD; from the coding sequence ATGGAAAACAAAATCATTGAAAAAATTGAATTATTGTTGAATAATGCAAATAAACTCTATGACCAACAAAAATCTTGTGACTCAATAAATTTACTAGTAGAAATTTATGAATTAATAAAAATACACTTACCCTATTTTCATGCAGATAGGGCAAATGCCTTACAAAAATTAGCAAAAATATACAAATTAATGGGGAAGTATGAAGATGCTGAACCTCTATATAAACAGTCTTTAAAAATTCGGAAAAATGTCTTAGGTGTTAATCATCCTGATACGGCAAATTCCCTAAATAATTTAGGATTATTGTATGAATTAATGGGGAGATATCAAGACGCTGAACCTCTGTATAAAAAGGCTTTAAAAATTCGGAAAAAAATCTTAGGTATTAATCATCCTGGTACGGCATCTTCTCTAGATAATTTAGGATTATTGTATAAATTAATGGGGAGATATCAAGACGCTGTACCTCTCATTGAAAAGGCTTTAGAAATTCGGGAAAATATTTTAGGTATTAATCATCCTGATACGGTAAATTCCCTAAATAATTTAGGATTATTATATGAATTAATGGGGAGGTTTGAAGATACTTTACTCCTCTATGAACGGGCTTTAGAAATAAGTAAAAATGTCTTAGGTATTAATCATCGTGATACGGCATCCTCTCTAAATAATTTAGGAGCATTATATAAATCAATGGGGAGATATGAAGATGCTGAACCCCTATATCAACAGGCTTTAGGAATTCTAAAAAATATCTTAGGTATTAATGATCGTTATACAGCAATTTCTCTAAATAATTTAGGAACATTGTATTTATCAATGGGGAGATATGAAGATGCTGAACCTCTATATCAACAGGCTTTAGAAATTCTAAAAAATATCTTAGGTATTAATCATCCTGATACGAGAATTTTTCTACATAATTTGGGAGTATTGTATTCATTAATGGGAAGGTATAAAGATGCTGAAAATCTGTATCAACAGACTTTAGAAAACTTGGAAAATATCTTAGGTATTAATCATCCTGATATAGCAACTTTTCTCTATGATATAGGAATATTGTATTCATCAATGGGAGATTATGAATATGCTTATAAATTCATGAAACAATATTTTGATATTGAATTAAATTTAATTTCTCAAATTTTTAAACTTAGCAATGAAGCACAACGTTTGAATTATTTGCATAGAAATTACTATAATTTCGAGGGTTTTATCTCTCTTATTTTTCAATATCTCGCCAATTCCTCAAAAGCTATACACTCAGCTTTTGAATTAATCCAAAAACGTAAGCTAATCGTTACAGAAATCACTATTTTACAAAAAAATGCTCTTTTGTCATGGCGTTATCCTCACCTAAACACACTCTTTAAAGAATATCAAGAGAAAACAAAAATAATCATTAACTTAACCTTTCAAAATCTCACAGAAGTAGAACAAGACTATCGTAATCAACTCATTAAAGAACAACAAAAAATTGAACAAGAACTCAGTCGGCAAATTCCTGAATTAAACATTGAACAAAAGTTACTAAAAATAGATTGCCGTGCGGTTGCATTAGCACTACCATCAGGTTCAAGCCTATTAGAATTTGTGCAGTTAAATGTTTTTGATTTTAAAGCAATTCCCGCTAATGGTGATACTCAGTGGAAACCTGCGCGTTATCTAGCTTTTATCTTACCCGCAGGACAACCAGATAACATACAAATGATTGATTTAGGAGAAGCTGATAATATTGATCGTCTGATTAAAGTGTTTCGAGAAAATATCATTCTAGAAAGATCAGATGGTGATAAAAGAATGATTACAAAAAACATACCCACGCAAGAGAAACTAAATAAAATTAAAGATAATCCAGAATTAAACGAAGTATTTCAGAATAAACAACAATTAAAACAACTGCTATTTGATCCTATTCAAAAATACTTACCCGCAGATACTCAAAAATTAATCATTGCTGCTGATGGACAATTAAACTTACTTCCCTTTGAAATTTTACCCATCAATAATCATCAATATTTAATGGATAAATACACCATTAGTTATTTGAACGTGGGACGGGATCTCATCCGCTTAAAATTCCCCAGTAACATCCAACCTACCCAAGCTCTAATTATTGCCAATCCTGACTATAACCTCAGCGATGAAACTGCTATCACTTCCCAAGATATAACTACACAAACTCAGGTAAACGTAGATATTACTTATTCTGATCTCTGCAAATCTCAACCAGGAGGTCAATTTGCACCCCTACCCGGAACATTTTTAGAAAGTGTAGAAATATCTAAATATTTAGGTGTCACTCCCAATACTGAAAAAAACGCCTTAGAATCTCTGGTCAAATCTCAATTATCTCCCCGCATTTTGCATATTGCTACACATGGCTATTTTCTCCCCATCGAATACCTAAAACCTTTAGAAAACACTCCTTTTTCTCAATTAGACAGCCTACATCGAGCCGGAATGCAAAACATCCAAAATCCACTTTTAAGGGCAGGATTAGCCTTTGCAGGAGCAAATACAGCATTAAATGGTAGTAAACTCCCCCCAGCAGCAGAGGATGGTATTCTTACCGCCCAAGATGTAGCCACTTTATTAGATTTAAGAGGGACCGAATTAGTAGTATTATCTGCCTGTGAATCAGGTTTAGGAGATGTCAAATTAGGGGAATCTGTACAGGGTTTAAGACACGCATTTATTCAAGCAGGGGCAAAAAGTTTAATTGTCAGTTTATGGGCTGTGAGTGATATTGCTACGGCGATTTTAATGGGAAGGTTTTATCATTATTATTTAGAGGATAAATTACCTGTAGGTAAAGCATTAGAACAGGCGAAAAGATATGTCCGTAATTTAACTGTGAGGCAAATGCGAGATACTTGGTTAACTAAAGAAAAGATTGAATATGTAGGGCGATATAGTCCTAAATCAGAGGATAATTTACGGATATTGGCTAATGATGACAACGATTATCAACCTTATAAACATCCGAAATATTGGGCGGCGTTTATTTGTTTGGGATTAGCAGATTAG
- a CDS encoding TldD/PmbA family protein: MWSELTTAISHLNIPADWIGIRAVKETARNHYVRDGLPKSNGKSLTMGAMIEVMVNGSLGYAATNSLTLSSLQNAAEIAYKQALAAGEFWIYPFSENTRPKVVGEYNSPFFEPLDAISPGEINDLLIRICHHLKINEKIVQTTANINTSEKETWFVSSNGSEVYQKIISLGTHFGVIAQDGAVVQQRSNHGMHANCYQGGWELLKQDNLWHQVQQIGEQALELLTAEECPNTRTHLVLAPDQMMLQIHESVGHPLEIDRILGDERNYAGGSFVTNNDFGKLQYGSPLMNITFDPTVEGEFASYGFDDTGAKATREYIIKDGILQRGLGSLESQARANLPGVACARASSWNRPPIDRMANLNLEPGTANFTEMIADIEHGVYMESNRSWSIDDQRYKFQFGCEYAKLIENGKLTKTLRNPNYRATTPEFWHSLIKVGNDSNWQMYGTPFCGKGEPNQAIWVGHGSPVCVFANVEVFGGG, translated from the coding sequence ATGTGGTCAGAATTAACAACCGCCATTTCTCATCTTAACATTCCTGCTGATTGGATCGGTATTCGAGCCGTCAAAGAAACAGCCAGAAACCATTATGTTCGTGATGGCTTACCCAAAAGCAATGGTAAATCATTGACAATGGGAGCAATGATTGAAGTCATGGTTAATGGTAGTTTGGGTTATGCTGCTACTAACTCCTTAACATTATCATCATTGCAAAATGCAGCCGAAATAGCCTATAAACAGGCACTTGCAGCTGGTGAATTTTGGATATATCCCTTTAGTGAAAATACCCGTCCTAAAGTCGTGGGTGAATATAACTCACCTTTCTTTGAACCATTAGATGCTATTAGTCCAGGGGAAATCAACGATTTATTAATTCGTATTTGCCACCACCTGAAAATTAACGAAAAAATTGTTCAAACTACAGCCAATATTAACACTAGCGAAAAAGAGACTTGGTTTGTTAGTAGTAACGGCTCAGAAGTTTACCAAAAAATTATTTCCTTGGGTACACATTTTGGCGTAATTGCCCAAGATGGTGCAGTTGTTCAACAGCGCAGCAATCACGGAATGCACGCCAATTGTTACCAAGGTGGATGGGAATTATTAAAACAAGATAACCTATGGCATCAAGTACAACAAATTGGTGAACAGGCATTAGAATTATTAACAGCCGAAGAATGTCCAAATACTCGCACTCATTTAGTTTTAGCCCCAGACCAAATGATGCTGCAAATTCATGAAAGTGTCGGTCATCCTTTAGAAATTGACCGCATTTTAGGAGATGAGCGCAACTACGCTGGGGGTAGTTTTGTCACCAACAACGATTTTGGCAAACTACAATATGGTTCACCTTTAATGAATATCACCTTTGACCCCACAGTAGAAGGTGAATTTGCTAGTTATGGTTTTGATGACACTGGTGCAAAAGCAACCAGAGAATATATTATTAAGGATGGTATTTTACAAAGAGGTTTAGGGAGTTTAGAAAGTCAAGCCAGAGCCAATTTACCAGGGGTTGCTTGTGCGCGTGCTTCCTCGTGGAATCGACCCCCAATTGATAGAATGGCTAACTTAAATTTAGAACCAGGAACCGCCAATTTTACGGAAATGATTGCGGATATAGAACATGGTGTTTACATGGAATCTAACCGTTCTTGGTCAATTGATGATCAACGTTATAAATTTCAGTTTGGTTGCGAATACGCTAAATTAATTGAAAACGGTAAACTTACTAAAACCCTTCGTAATCCTAATTATAGAGCCACTACACCAGAATTTTGGCATAGTTTAATTAAAGTTGGAAATGATTCAAATTGGCAAATGTACGGTACACCTTTCTGTGGAAAAGGAGAACCTAACCAAGCAATTTGGGTAGGACATGGTTCACCCGTTTGTGTATTTGCAAATGTTGAAGTTTTTGGTGGTGGTTAG